From the genome of Haloarcula taiwanensis:
GTGATTGACCTGGGCGGGTCCGGTCAGTCCCGGCTTGACGAACCATCGCTTCTGCCAGTCAACGACACCGGTCTGGATATCCGAGTCAAGCTCCGGTCGTTCTGGCCGTGGCCCGACAACGCTCATATCACCCCGCAGTATCGACCAGAGCTGTGGAATCTCATCGAGGTGCGTCTGCCGAAGGACTCGCCCGACTGATGTTACGCGTGGGTCGACTCCACCCGCATCCTCGTCACTGATCTTCGCACCGGTCTCGTCCTCCGCGTTCTCGATCATCGATCGGAACTTGTAGATGGAGAAGGTTTCGCCGAACACCGCTGTCCGGTCCTGCCGGTACAGTATCGAGCCGCCGTCTTCTAGCTTTATGCCGACTACGATCCCGAGAATCACCGGCGATAGCGCGATCAGCCCGGCCGATGCAAACGTGACATCGAATGCGCGCTTGAGAATGTAGTCCTGTATGTCCCAGGGTTCGATCTCTACGTCGACCAGGGTTCCGACTCCACCGCTGGCGGTCAACACAGAGTCTGCATGGTCGCGGTGGACTTTCGCGTCGAGACCGTACTCGTAACAGGCGTCGAGGGCGCCGAAGAACTCCGCCCGGTCGGCGTGTTCAAACGCCAGCACGACCGTATCGATATCATACTCGACGAGCACGTCCTCGATTCGCGAGAGGCCACCTAACCGCTCCAACCCACTCGGGTTAGTGCCGCCGTCAGCGATGGCTTCGGTCCGTTCGATTGTCGTCATTACACTCGTCGGACAGAGATAGCCCAGGAGCGTGCCGTCGACCTCGCTTGCCACTTCTTCTATCACACGGAGGTCATCGCCGACGACGATGGTCCGCTCGCCGTTTGACGACGGCCGCTTCCGAATCCACACAAACCACGCCGGCAGTGCGACCAGTAACAAAGGGGTCACTAACACGACAGTCAAACGCGGCAGCTTGTACGAATAGTCGAAGTAGCCGATTGTCGCCAGAACGAGAGCCGCCACGAGCACCCGCTTCTGGGCCAGTGCTATCGCGTCGAGAATTCTTCGCGGGCGGGGCTTGTACAGCGGGAGGAACACGCTGACGACGACTGCGATTGTGACCAAGAGCTCAATCGTGAACTCTGGCCCCGTTGGGGGGTCGGTCGGCAGCCGACTGAGTATCGGGAGAGTTGTCGCTATCGACTGGATGCTAGCGTTGTTAACAAGTGCGACGGCGACCGCTGTCAGCACGACAACGCCGGCTACACTTGCGACCCGGTACCGCCAGCCACTATCCATTATCACTGTGATTGCCGAGTTCCGGGATAAGTCCTGCGTCCCGGGACTCAAATACTGAAGTGACCGTGTGTGGACACGCAGCCCGACAACCCTGTACGGCCGTCGTGTTACTGAGAGCGAGTGCTACACGAACCGCGTTCGCGAGGCGACGTACCCACAATGACCGTCTCACCCCAGTCGTGTCGACTCTCGAAACGCCGAGCCAGCGTTCGTCATACCTGCCCTGTTTAACGGTGTCCGATGGAGATGGGATCACGGTGGTGGTCCAGCCTTTCGATTGAAATCCTATCCGACTGTGAAACATACCTGCCCGTGCTGTCACACTGGTAACTGGCGGGATGATACAGTTTCGTCGCTCACTCGCTTGCGGCGATGTTTTCGGCGGCCATCTCTGGGTTAATCTCGCCCTGTAGCCGCTTTTCGGCCTCGTCGCGGTCCTCGGGATAACCGATATCGTTTCGCCAGCCGTCCATGCGGATCGCATCGATCGTTCGCCCGGAGTGCAACAGGAGGTCAATCGCGTCACTGATCTCGTACTCGCCGCGATTAGACGGTTGCACCAGATGACAGGCGTGGAAGATGGCCGGCGTGAAGGTGTAGAACCCGGTCATCACCAGATTCGATGGCGGCTCTTCCGGTTTCTCGACGACTTCGGTTATCTCGCCGTACTTGTTGGTGTCACAGACGCCGTAGCGCCCGGCCTCCTCCCAGGGAACTTCCTCAACGAGGAAGGCGGCGTCGGCACGCTCCTCCGCCTGTCGGTTGACGACGTCTTGGAGGTTCGCCTCGAAGATGTTGTCGCCGAGCATCAACATGAAGTCGTCGTCGACGTGCTCTTCAACGGTCAGGAGCGCGTGGGCGAGGCCGTTCTGCTCGCGCTGGTGGGTGTAGGTGATCGGGACGCCTTCGAACTCGTCTTCGTAGTGATTAATGATGGCCTGCTTCTTGTAGCCGACAACTACCAGAAGTTCGTCGGCACCCAGTTCGATCAACTGCTCGAAGCAGTGGGTCAGGATCGGTTTCCCCGCGACCTCTACCATTCCCTTTGGCTTGTCTTCGGTCAGCGGACGGAGACGGGTCCCCTCGCCAGCGGCGAGTACGACAGCTTTCATATATCTCAATTCGTTGGCCGTCCGATAAAACTCTTGTCGAATTATAAGACCCGAATTATAATATCCGCTTCTCGACTATCGTCTCCTGATGAACGTCAGTATTGTCGGAAGCGGATACGTTGGGACGACGGTCGCGGCGTGTCTTGCGGACCTTGGACACGAAGTCGTAACGATAGATATAGACGAGGATATTGTCGACGCGGTAAACGACGGCGAGTCGCCGATACACGAACCCGGACTCGACGAACTCGTCGCTGAACATGGCGGCGGTCGCCTTCGGGCAAGTACCGACTACGCCGAGATTCTCGATACTGACCTGACGATGCTAGCGCTCCCGACGCCCTCGAACGACGACGGGAGTATCGACCTCCAGTTCATGGAAGCCGGTGCGGCATCCATCGGCGAGGCGCTGGCTGGCGCTGAGAACGCGGCAGCGGACCCACACCTTGTCGTCACGAAGTCGACTGTCGTTCCGAACACGACCGAAGACCGCCTCGCTCTCCGTATCGCCGACGCCGGTCTCGAACGCGGCACGGACTTCCTCGTCGCCTCCAATCCCGAGTTCCAGCGTGAGGGGACCGCTGTCGCGGACTTCCTGAACCCCGACAAACTCGTCTTTGGGACGGACGACGACCGCGCGACCGACCTCCTCCATGACCTCTATGCACCGCTACGTGAGGCCGCTGACGACGACGTGCCGGTCGTCGAGACCGGTATCGCCGAGGCCGAGATGATAAAGTACGCCAACAACACGTTCCTGGCGACGAAGATTAGCCTCATCAACGACATCGGGAACATCTGCAAGGAGTTCGGCGTCGACGCCTACGAGGTGGCCGACGCCATCGGTCTCGACGACCGCATCGGCGAGCAGTTCCTCCGCAGTGGCGTCGGCTGGGGCGGCAGTTGCTTCCCGAAAGACACCGACGCCATCATCGCCGCGGCGCGGGAGCAGGGCTACGACCCCACAGTCCTCTCTGCGGCCGTTGAGCTGAACGACGGTCAGCCAGAGCGCCTCCTTTCCCTCCTCGATGACCATGTCGACGTGTCTGGGAAACGCGCCGCCGTGCTCGGACTGGCGTTCAAGCCCGGGACGGACGATATCCGGAACACGCGGGCAGCACCGGTCATCGAGGGACTGAAAACGCGGGGTGCCGATGTCGTCGCCTACGACCCCGTGGCGACCGAGAACATGCGCGAGCGCTATCCCGACATCGAGTACGCCGACTCCCCGGCGGCCGCCCTCGACGGCGCGTCCGGCGCTGTCGTCGTCACCGACTGGGACGAGTTCGCGGCGCTCGACGCCGAGTTCGACGAGATGGCCGACCCCGTCGTCGTCGACGGCCGCCGCATCATCAAGCGCCGGGACGGCATCACCTACGAAGGGTTGACCTGGTAGCCAACTCAGTCACGTCGTACTCGCCTGTCGAGGACGGCGACCGCACCGGCCGCGAGAAGCGCTACGACGAGTACGGTCGGATCCGAAGACACGTACAGGCTCGGTGTCGGCGGCCGCCAGTTCGTGAACGGATACAGCCAGGCGCTGGCCCGACCGTCGGCGTACACCCGCAGCCCATCGAGCAGGAGCGAGGTGAGACCGCCGAACGTCACGAGGCCGAACACCCGTCCCCAGTACCGTCGCTCGAACGCGACAGTGATAAGACCGGCCAGTAGCAGAACTCCGCCGAGTGTCGAGAGGGGCATGTAGGTGAACGGCACGCCGAGAAGTGCTCCGACTGTCTCTTCGTTCACCACGATTCTGACTTTCACTACATCCGGAATCGCCGCACCACCCATCCCAACCACGACCCAGCGCTGGTCGAGCCAGTCGACGCGCCAACTCGCGACCGTGAGAAGGATGTACGGAGCGAGCAGATGTGTCAGCAGGTCAGCCATTGCGGGCCTCCAGCGTCCACGTGTCTCGATTGATGCGCCAGTACCGGAAGAACAGCAGCAGGAATCCGAGCGCGCCGATAGCCGAGGCGCCGTACTTGTAGAGTTCGGCCCACCGGCTGCTGTTGACGACTTCGACGCGCTCGGCCGCTATCGTTTGCTCTGGTCCGACCGTCCCGTACACTTGGACGACGCCGCCTGATTCGACGGCTGTGCTCGTCTCAGTGACTCTGAGTGTGATTGCCGTCCCGTCGCCCTCGACTTTTATATACAGCTCGCCGTCGCCGGTCTCTGTCACTGTTCCAAACACCATGAGTTGCTGTCCGACGTACGACTCGTACCCGGTCGAAAGGTCCGCAGCATCTGGATACGGTGACCGTTCGTCCTCTGTTATCTCCGCGTGGACGAACAGTCCTCCGAGTGTCAGACACAGCACAAGCACGATGCCGACACGAACCCAGACGCGCACACCATCTGTTCTTTCGGTGAGGACAATGGTCGTTTCGCTTCAGACCCACAGCGTGTCTGTCTCCAAGATCACTCGACAGTGATATTGCCGCCACTGTACACCATTTGTTCGGTGACTTCGACGGACGTTTTATTCCCGCTATCGGTAGTCACGGCGTACGTCCCGGGGTTTGCGACGGTAACAGTGAAGTCACCATTCCGGTTGGCCGTCGTCTGGCGCTCGTAGTCGACTTCTCTGTCCGAAACAGTGATGGTCGTTACGACCGAGACGGTCGAATTCGGGGCCGCAGTCCCCCGTATCTCTCCACCCGGAACAACCGCGAACGCCTTGTGGCTCCCGTCTTCGCTCGCGAAGAGCGGCCGGTAACGGGCCAGTCCGTCCACATTTCCGTTACGGCTTCCGAAGTGCTGGTGTAGCCGAGCGTACATCGTGGCCGGTTCCTCGATGTCGGTCGCCGTCGTTACGATATACCCGACTCGGTTGGAGATCCGACTGTGTGCCGCATCAGGGTCCGTTGCTGCGACGAATGGCCCGTACCTTTGGCGGGCGTAACTGAAGCTCCGTGACTCGCCACTAACGAAGTAGTTGTACACGCGGTTCTGTCCCCAGCGGCTGAGGACGTAGTTTTCGGGGTATTCGAGTCCCCGCTCGGTGGCGTCGGCTTCGATTGCAGTCGCCGCGTCGTACGTCCCGTCCTCGACGAGTACCTGGCTCGTCTTCACAGGGACCTGCACGATCCCGAGGGACCCGAACAACAGGAACAGCACGAACAGCGACGCAACCGCGCGGGTGTCCGGAACGAGCACGTCTCGCAGGTCCCGATCCCCGGTCGCTAGGACCGGTCGGGCGAGCTCAACCCACGAGGCGACCCAGATGAACGCGAGGCCAGCGAACAGCGCGAGAAACGTGGCCAGTTCGCCGACGAAACGGACCTGAATCATGGCGAGGCCGAACAGCACCCAGACGTAGCTACTGGCGACGAGCCAGCCGCTCTGGTCGCTCCGCGCGAGGTCGAGTCCCCACACCATTGCCGGAAGCGCCAGGAACAACGTCAGACCGAGCAGGAACAGGAAGCCGAAGGCGTCCGTGCTGAACAGGCCGTACGTCTCGGCGAT
Proteins encoded in this window:
- a CDS encoding exopolysaccharide biosynthesis polyprenyl glycosylphosphotransferase; the encoded protein is MDSGWRYRVASVAGVVVLTAVAVALVNNASIQSIATTLPILSRLPTDPPTGPEFTIELLVTIAVVVSVFLPLYKPRPRRILDAIALAQKRVLVAALVLATIGYFDYSYKLPRLTVVLVTPLLLVALPAWFVWIRKRPSSNGERTIVVGDDLRVIEEVASEVDGTLLGYLCPTSVMTTIERTEAIADGGTNPSGLERLGGLSRIEDVLVEYDIDTVVLAFEHADRAEFFGALDACYEYGLDAKVHRDHADSVLTASGGVGTLVDVEIEPWDIQDYILKRAFDVTFASAGLIALSPVILGIVVGIKLEDGGSILYRQDRTAVFGETFSIYKFRSMIENAEDETGAKISDEDAGGVDPRVTSVGRVLRQTHLDEIPQLWSILRGDMSVVGPRPERPELDSDIQTGVVDWQKRWFVKPGLTGPAQVNHVTGKEPGEKLRYDLEYVRDQSFSYDMKLVSRQIWSVIIDILVAYRDP
- a CDS encoding UTP--glucose-1-phosphate uridylyltransferase; translated protein: MKAVVLAAGEGTRLRPLTEDKPKGMVEVAGKPILTHCFEQLIELGADELLVVVGYKKQAIINHYEDEFEGVPITYTHQREQNGLAHALLTVEEHVDDDFMLMLGDNIFEANLQDVVNRQAEERADAAFLVEEVPWEEAGRYGVCDTNKYGEITEVVEKPEEPPSNLVMTGFYTFTPAIFHACHLVQPSNRGEYEISDAIDLLLHSGRTIDAIRMDGWRNDIGYPEDRDEAEKRLQGEINPEMAAENIAASE
- a CDS encoding UDP-glucose 6-dehydrogenase, with product MNVSIVGSGYVGTTVAACLADLGHEVVTIDIDEDIVDAVNDGESPIHEPGLDELVAEHGGGRLRASTDYAEILDTDLTMLALPTPSNDDGSIDLQFMEAGAASIGEALAGAENAAADPHLVVTKSTVVPNTTEDRLALRIADAGLERGTDFLVASNPEFQREGTAVADFLNPDKLVFGTDDDRATDLLHDLYAPLREAADDDVPVVETGIAEAEMIKYANNTFLATKISLINDIGNICKEFGVDAYEVADAIGLDDRIGEQFLRSGVGWGGSCFPKDTDAIIAAAREQGYDPTVLSAAVELNDGQPERLLSLLDDHVDVSGKRAAVLGLAFKPGTDDIRNTRAAPVIEGLKTRGADVVAYDPVATENMRERYPDIEYADSPAAALDGASGAVVVTDWDEFAALDAEFDEMADPVVVDGRRIIKRRDGITYEGLTW